TATTGACGGTTTCGACATAATAAAAGCCATAAAAGCGGACGAAGAAACCTCTTGTTTGCCGATATTCATCTTTACCAACCTAAGCGATCAGTATAGCCAGAATTTGAGTCTGAAATTGGGAGCAAAATATTATTTTATAAAAAGCGATTTCAATATTGATGAATTTGTTGATAAAGTTAAAAAAATTATTGCCAATGTAGAAAAAATTAAGCAAGAGCCTTAATTATTATGAAAAAATTTTGGAAAAAAGCAATAATAATATTTTTATTGATAATTGCGGCTTTGTCCGTATTTTTTATTGCGGGCAGAAAAAAAGAAATTGAATATACAACCGTGGCGGTTGAAAGGGGGAAATTGGTCCAAACAGTAAGCGAAGTGGGCGCGGTCAAGGCTTCCCAGAGAATTGAGTTGAGTTTTTTGCAAAGCGGGAAAATCGGGAAAATATTGGTCCAAATAGGCGACAAGGTAAAACAAGATCAAGTTCTGGCAGAATTGGATTACAGCTCTTTTTCCATAAAAGAACAGGAGGCCCTGGCCAATTTGGAAGTGGCTAACGCCAATTTGAATAAATTGCTGTCCGGCGCCACTTCCGTGGAAATCGCCGTTTCCCAGGCCCAGGTTAACCAAGCTAAGGCGACTTATTTGGCCAGTTTGGACGAGCTGGATAAAGTGAAAAAAACCGTGGCGGAGGATATTTCCCAGGCGGAAAAAAATTTGGCCGATTTGGAGTCTGATAAGGCCGAAGACATTACTTCCTATGAGCAGGCCTTGTCTTTGGCAGAAACTGATTTAGCCAATGCCAAGAGCACTTACCAGCAGTCAATCAACAATAAAAGAAGCGTAGCCCTGACAACCGTTGACAATAAATTGGTAATAGCCAATACCGCTCTTGACAGCATTAATACGATTTTAAATGACAGTGATGCCGAAGAGCCGCTTAAAGCTAAAAATGCCAGTTATTTATCCAGCACCAAAAGCGCCTATGCGGACGCTTCGGGATTGCTGGCAGCAGCTAACAGTAGCCTGTCAACGGCTAAGGCGGGCGGAACAAATTCAGAGGCGATTGCCGTAAGCTTAAACTCTCTTACCGCTTTAAATAAAATTTTTGAGGCTCTGGATTATTGTTATAAAGCTCTGGAAAACAGCGTTGTGTCTTCGGCTTTCACCCAGACCGACCTTGACGCTTACAAGACTTCCATCAGCGCCCAGATTACGGCTATCAGCACGGCAATTTCCGCTGTCCAGACCGCCCAACATAATTTAGAAGACGCAATTTTAGCTTACCAGACAGGGGTGGCGGAAGCCGAGGATAATCTGGCTAAAGCCAAAACGGATTTGGCCAACGCTATAAAATCGGCCAAAAATACCTTAGCCTCGGTTCGGCTGGCCGGAGAACAAAAGGTGGCGGCCGCCCAGTCAAAAGCCGATACCAGCCAGGAGGCCTGGCTGGTGGCCAAAGCCCAACTGGAAAACATTAAATCTCCGGCTCGGACCCAGGATATATCCTTATATCAAGCCCAGGTCAAGCAAGCCGAAGCCGTTTTGGCGTTGGCAAAAAAACAGATTGAAGACAGTTTAATAAAAGCGCCGATTGACGGCACAGTAGTGAAAATTGATTATAAAGTCGGAGAACAGGCAGCGGCGGCCAAACCGGCCATAGCTATTTTGGGTGAAAACAACTTTGAAATTGAAGTTGATATTTCCGAGGCTGATATTGCCAAAGTAAAAAAGGACAATTCGGCCGAGATTACTTTAGACGCTTTTGGGGATGAAGTGAAAATCTTCGGGAAAGTTTATTCCATAGAGCCGGCGGAAACCGTTATCCAGGATATAATTTATTACAAACTTAAAATTCAATTTGTTTTCGGGCAAAACGGCTTAAATA
This portion of the Patescibacteria group bacterium genome encodes:
- a CDS encoding response regulator; protein product: MAKKIFIIEDDVNILSSLQAKFSLEGFQVEANSGNMEIGGLFAEIKKIKPDFIILDLILPAIDGFDIIKAIKADEETSCLPIFIFTNLSDQYSQNLSLKLGAKYYFIKSDFNIDEFVDKVKKIIANVEKIKQEP
- a CDS encoding HlyD family efflux transporter periplasmic adaptor subunit, translated to MKKFWKKAIIIFLLIIAALSVFFIAGRKKEIEYTTVAVERGKLVQTVSEVGAVKASQRIELSFLQSGKIGKILVQIGDKVKQDQVLAELDYSSFSIKEQEALANLEVANANLNKLLSGATSVEIAVSQAQVNQAKATYLASLDELDKVKKTVAEDISQAEKNLADLESDKAEDITSYEQALSLAETDLANAKSTYQQSINNKRSVALTTVDNKLVIANTALDSINTILNDSDAEEPLKAKNASYLSSTKSAYADASGLLAAANSSLSTAKAGGTNSEAIAVSLNSLTALNKIFEALDYCYKALENSVVSSAFTQTDLDAYKTSISAQITAISTAISAVQTAQHNLEDAILAYQTGVAEAEDNLAKAKTDLANAIKSAKNTLASVRLAGEQKVAAAQSKADTSQEAWLVAKAQLENIKSPARTQDISLYQAQVKQAEAVLALAKKQIEDSLIKAPIDGTVVKIDYKVGEQAAAAKPAIAILGENNFEIEVDISEADIAKVKKDNSAEITLDAFGDEVKIFGKVYSIEPAETVIQDIIYYKLKIQFVFGQNGLNMEGEDFEAEFAGKDKEKLAYIKPGMTANVIITTASRENVLIMPSRAVIEKNNGERYVRILVDKTVVEEPVKIGLRGDGGMVEVLSGVKEGDQVITFIKNVK